In Candidatus Pelagibacter sp. HIMB1321, a single genomic region encodes these proteins:
- the rplJ gene encoding 50S ribosomal protein L10, giving the protein MNKEQKKAYIADMTNQFENSKAVMVTHYQGLTMPQLDELRSKMREHGIIFKITKNRITKLALEKTKCKDLSNLFTGPTAVAFGEDAIMSARILSKFAKENENLKLIGGIMDDEVLDQAGVQNVANLPTLDEARANIVGILNAPASKLVSILLARSEKMSSLSPENSETQPKE; this is encoded by the coding sequence ATGAATAAAGAACAAAAAAAAGCTTACATTGCTGATATGACTAATCAGTTTGAGAACAGTAAAGCTGTAATGGTTACTCATTATCAAGGTTTAACTATGCCTCAATTAGATGAACTAAGATCTAAGATGAGAGAGCATGGAATTATTTTTAAAATCACAAAAAATAGAATTACCAAACTCGCATTGGAGAAGACAAAGTGTAAAGATCTATCTAATCTTTTTACTGGACCAACAGCTGTTGCATTTGGTGAGGACGCTATAATGTCAGCAAGGATTTTATCTAAATTTGCTAAAGAAAATGAAAATCTTAAACTTATTGGTGGAATTATGGACGATGAAGTTTTAGATCAGGCTGGAGTTCAAAATGTAGCAAATTTACCTACTTTGGATGAAGCTAGAGCAAATATTGTTGGTATTTTAAACGCCCCAGCCTCAAAATTAGTGAGTATTTTGCTTGCACGTTCAGAAAAAATGAGTAGTTTGTCCCCAGAAAATTCAGAAACGCAACCTAAAGAGTAG
- the rplA gene encoding 50S ribosomal protein L1 — MPSKRFKKLPEKTSDLPSEVIEKLIPEVKKNCTTKFDESIDLSFQINNKQKKSEVNIRTVVNLPGGTGKKVKVAVVCEDAKASEAKDAGADIVGGDEFIEKIKSGEMNFEKLICTPAMMIKLSKLGKVLGPKGLMPNPKLGSVTEDLKTAISDAKSGQAEIRNDKDGNIGVSIGKKSFSDEQLIKNYNAVLDALDKEKSNNTLKGDLIKNTFITSTMGVSYKLKLGKAI, encoded by the coding sequence ATGCCATCAAAAAGATTTAAAAAACTTCCAGAAAAAACATCAGATTTACCATCTGAAGTAATTGAAAAATTAATTCCAGAAGTTAAAAAAAATTGCACAACTAAATTTGATGAATCAATTGATTTGAGTTTTCAAATTAATAATAAACAAAAAAAGAGCGAAGTTAATATAAGAACAGTAGTTAATTTACCAGGTGGAACTGGAAAAAAAGTTAAAGTTGCTGTTGTTTGTGAAGATGCAAAAGCTTCTGAAGCAAAAGATGCGGGAGCTGATATTGTTGGAGGTGATGAGTTTATCGAAAAGATTAAATCTGGTGAAATGAACTTTGAAAAACTAATTTGTACTCCGGCTATGATGATAAAATTATCTAAACTTGGAAAAGTACTTGGTCCAAAAGGATTGATGCCAAATCCAAAACTTGGTTCTGTGACTGAAGATTTAAAAACAGCAATAAGTGATGCAAAATCTGGGCAAGCAGAAATTAGAAATGATAAAGATGGCAATATTGGAGTGAGTATTGGTAAGAAATCTTTTAGTGATGAACAATTAATTAAAAATTATAATGCTGTTCTCGATGCATTAGATAAAGAAAAATCTAATAATACTTTAAAAGGTGATTTAATTAAAAACACTTTTATTACTTCAACAATGGGTGTTTCTTATAAATTAAAACTAGGAAAAGCGATTTAA
- the nusG gene encoding transcription termination/antitermination protein NusG: MKNWYIVQSHSSFENKVAGLIREEAEKAKISDKFEEIVVPTHDVTEVKRGKRTQRKKKYFPGYVLIKSEMDNSIYHMIKNIKRVSGFLGTKGIPVPVSDKEIEKILGQIKDGVAQPKSGIEYSVGEKVQVVDGPFASFSGLVEEIDEEKSRLKVSVSIFGRPTPVELEYNQVEKTS; the protein is encoded by the coding sequence ATGAAAAATTGGTACATTGTTCAATCACACTCAAGTTTTGAGAATAAAGTTGCTGGATTAATAAGAGAAGAGGCAGAAAAAGCAAAAATCTCAGACAAATTTGAGGAAATAGTTGTTCCAACGCATGATGTAACTGAGGTGAAACGTGGAAAAAGAACACAAAGAAAAAAAAAGTATTTTCCTGGTTATGTTTTGATTAAAAGTGAAATGGATAACAGCATTTACCACATGATTAAGAATATAAAGAGAGTAAGCGGATTTTTAGGGACCAAGGGCATACCTGTGCCAGTATCTGATAAGGAAATTGAGAAGATTTTAGGTCAAATAAAAGATGGTGTGGCTCAGCCAAAATCTGGTATAGAGTACAGCGTTGGTGAAAAAGTTCAGGTAGTTGACGGGCCTTTTGCATCTTTCAGCGGTTTAGTTGAAGAAATAGATGAAGAAAAGTCTAGACTTAAGGTTTCAGTTTCTATATTTGGACGTCCAACACCAGTTGAATTAGAATATAATCAAGTGGAGAAAACAAGTTAA
- the rpoB gene encoding DNA-directed RNA polymerase subunit beta → MQISFTEKKNIRKNFGKLKESLSIPNLIEVQKNSYDELTDFIADAEITKGFDRVFKSIFPIEDLNDKATLEYVSYRLEKPKFDVEECIARGLTYSSALKCTLRLVVYEIDQENNTKDILSAKEQEVYMGEVPMMTNSGTFITNGVQRVVVNQMHRSPGVFFDHDKGKTHASGKLLFNCRVIPNRGSWLDFEYDVKDFLYFKIDRKKKILASTLLMALGFSKSEIVNEFYDKEQFTFDSKTQKWKTKFNPENYKAKNFSEEVIDAKTGNVVIKLGEKINYLNAKKLANDGLKDILVSRESLYGKFLHKDIKVSDEEEGTFKIGTELNDTIIQQILDANIHSLDISVTNSINKGPYLLTTLLNDKNNTKDEAITEIYKMLRPGEPPTIEIATQIFNNLFFSSDRYDLSDVGRVKMNSRLNQECSDKITILRNDDIIAIVHKMLDLRDGKDDVDDIDHLGNRRVRSVGELVENQARIGVYRMERAIKEKMTTLDVESAMPQDLINAKPLTVSLKDFFASSQLSQFMDQTNPLSEITHKRRVSALGPGGLTRERAGFEVRDVHPTHYGRICPIETPEGPNIGLINSLSTYAKINKYGFIESPYKRVKDGVVQDKVEYLSAMEETKYTIAQANTKIDKNGKIIEELVSCRQNLNFLLSKPETIDYIDVSPKQLVSVAASLIPFLENDDANRALMGSNMMRQAVPLLKPESPLVGTGIESDVALDSGVTIVAKRDGVVDKIDGKRIVVKVTEETDFTKSSVDIYNLQKFKRSNQNTCINQRPLVRVGDKVKSGDIIADGPSTRLGELALGKNVTVAFMPWQGYNFEDSILISERCVTDDVFTSVHIVEYEIMARDTKLGEEEITRDIPNVNEEALKNLDESGIVYIGAEVNAGDILVGKVTPKGDSASGPEEKLLRSIFGEKAIDVTDTSLRMSRGSSGTVVDVKVFNRHGIEKDERSITIERAEIDQVQQDKIVEEEILERSIKQRAAQIFSGASLTKKIKDLETGTKLDFENIDKLSINDVFKITVGNVNDEATLAQLKDQYNKAKQDITERFEDKVLKIRSGDDLLPSVMKMVKVFVAIKRRLRPGDKMSGRHGNKGVVSKIVPVEDMPYREDGRPVDIVLNPLGVPSRMNVGQILETHLGWACKEFGEEVKKLVNENSKRIEKTEKISKFLKSVYGEEIFNEKVDKLNKTEFRDLCENLQNGIAISTPVFDGAKEKDVTEMLELAKLPGSGQTHLWDGRTGEQFDRPVTVGIIYMLKLHHLVEDKIHARSTGPYSLVTQQPLGGKAQLGGQRFGEMEVWALEAYGASYTLQEILTVKSDDVAGRVKVYETIVKGEENFESGIPESFNVLVKEIKSLALNVELN, encoded by the coding sequence ATGCAAATATCTTTTACTGAAAAGAAGAATATTCGAAAAAACTTTGGTAAACTTAAAGAAAGTTTATCTATCCCAAATCTAATTGAAGTACAAAAAAATTCTTATGATGAATTAACGGATTTTATTGCAGATGCAGAAATCACAAAAGGTTTTGATAGAGTTTTTAAAAGTATCTTTCCAATCGAAGATTTAAATGACAAAGCAACATTAGAATACGTATCTTATAGACTTGAGAAACCAAAATTTGATGTTGAGGAATGCATTGCTAGAGGTCTAACTTATTCCTCTGCTTTAAAGTGTACTTTAAGATTAGTTGTTTACGAAATAGATCAAGAAAATAATACTAAAGATATTTTATCAGCAAAAGAACAAGAAGTTTACATGGGTGAAGTACCAATGATGACTAATAGTGGTACATTCATAACAAACGGTGTTCAAAGAGTTGTAGTAAATCAAATGCATAGAAGTCCAGGTGTGTTTTTTGATCACGACAAAGGTAAAACTCATGCAAGTGGTAAACTTTTATTTAATTGCAGAGTAATTCCAAATAGAGGTTCTTGGTTAGATTTTGAATATGATGTTAAAGATTTTTTATATTTTAAAATTGATAGAAAGAAAAAAATATTAGCCTCAACATTATTAATGGCTCTAGGTTTTTCTAAATCAGAGATAGTAAATGAATTTTATGATAAAGAGCAATTTACCTTTGATTCAAAAACTCAAAAATGGAAAACAAAATTTAATCCTGAAAATTACAAAGCAAAAAATTTCTCTGAGGAAGTTATTGATGCAAAAACAGGTAATGTAGTAATCAAGTTAGGTGAAAAAATTAATTATCTAAATGCGAAAAAATTAGCTAATGATGGTCTAAAAGATATTTTGGTTTCGAGAGAGTCCTTATATGGAAAATTTTTACACAAAGATATTAAAGTAAGCGATGAAGAAGAGGGGACTTTTAAAATTGGTACAGAGTTAAACGATACTATTATTCAACAGATATTAGACGCAAATATCCATTCTCTGGATATTTCTGTAACTAACTCGATTAATAAAGGTCCTTATCTATTAACAACTCTATTAAATGATAAAAATAATACAAAAGATGAGGCAATCACCGAAATTTATAAGATGTTAAGACCTGGTGAACCACCTACAATAGAAATTGCCACACAGATATTTAATAATTTATTTTTCAGCTCTGATAGATACGATCTTTCAGATGTGGGTAGGGTTAAAATGAACTCTAGGTTAAATCAAGAATGTTCAGACAAGATAACAATTTTAAGAAATGATGATATAATTGCAATAGTTCACAAAATGCTAGATCTAAGAGATGGCAAAGATGATGTTGATGATATTGACCACTTAGGTAACAGAAGAGTTAGATCTGTAGGAGAATTGGTTGAAAATCAAGCAAGAATAGGTGTTTACAGAATGGAAAGAGCCATTAAAGAAAAAATGACTACTCTAGACGTTGAGTCAGCTATGCCTCAAGATTTGATTAATGCAAAACCTTTAACAGTTTCTTTGAAAGATTTTTTTGCTAGTTCTCAATTATCACAATTCATGGATCAAACAAATCCATTATCAGAAATAACACACAAAAGAAGAGTATCAGCATTAGGTCCAGGTGGTCTTACAAGAGAAAGAGCAGGCTTTGAAGTTCGAGACGTGCATCCAACACATTATGGAAGAATTTGCCCGATTGAAACTCCTGAAGGACCAAATATTGGATTGATTAATAGTTTATCAACTTATGCAAAAATAAATAAATATGGGTTTATAGAAAGTCCATACAAGAGAGTTAAGGATGGAGTTGTGCAAGATAAAGTTGAATATTTATCTGCAATGGAAGAAACTAAATATACCATTGCTCAAGCTAATACAAAAATAGATAAAAATGGTAAAATTATAGAAGAACTTGTGTCATGTAGGCAAAATTTAAACTTCTTGTTATCTAAACCAGAAACAATTGACTATATCGATGTATCACCTAAGCAGCTAGTTTCTGTTGCGGCTTCATTAATTCCATTTTTAGAAAATGATGATGCTAACAGAGCTCTGATGGGCTCTAATATGATGAGACAAGCAGTACCATTATTAAAACCCGAGTCCCCATTGGTAGGCACAGGAATTGAAAGCGATGTAGCCTTAGACTCTGGTGTAACAATTGTTGCTAAAAGAGATGGTGTGGTTGATAAAATTGATGGTAAGAGGATTGTAGTAAAAGTTACTGAAGAAACTGATTTTACAAAATCAAGTGTAGATATTTACAATCTCCAAAAATTTAAAAGATCAAATCAAAATACATGCATAAACCAAAGACCACTAGTTAGAGTAGGCGATAAAGTTAAATCAGGCGATATAATCGCTGATGGACCATCTACTAGATTAGGTGAATTAGCCTTAGGTAAAAATGTAACTGTAGCATTCATGCCATGGCAAGGATACAATTTTGAGGACTCAATTTTGATTTCTGAAAGATGTGTAACCGACGATGTCTTTACCTCAGTTCATATTGTTGAATATGAAATAATGGCGAGAGATACAAAATTAGGCGAAGAAGAAATAACAAGAGATATTCCAAATGTTAATGAAGAAGCTTTAAAAAATTTAGATGAGTCAGGAATTGTTTATATTGGAGCTGAGGTAAATGCTGGAGATATACTAGTTGGAAAAGTGACACCAAAAGGTGATTCGGCATCTGGCCCTGAAGAAAAACTATTAAGATCAATTTTTGGTGAAAAAGCTATAGATGTGACTGATACATCTTTGAGAATGTCTAGAGGTAGTAGTGGTACAGTTGTTGATGTTAAAGTTTTCAATAGACATGGAATTGAAAAAGATGAAAGATCAATTACTATTGAAAGAGCTGAAATTGATCAAGTTCAACAAGATAAAATTGTTGAAGAAGAAATATTAGAGAGAAGTATAAAGCAGAGAGCAGCACAAATATTTTCAGGCGCATCTTTAACTAAAAAAATTAAAGATCTAGAAACAGGTACAAAACTTGATTTTGAAAATATTGATAAACTAAGCATTAATGATGTATTTAAAATTACAGTTGGTAATGTGAATGATGAAGCGACTCTAGCTCAATTAAAAGATCAGTATAATAAAGCAAAACAGGATATTACTGAAAGATTTGAAGATAAAGTTTTAAAAATTAGAAGTGGTGATGATTTATTACCAAGTGTAATGAAAATGGTTAAAGTTTTTGTTGCAATTAAAAGAAGATTGAGACCTGGCGATAAGATGTCTGGAAGACATGGTAATAAAGGGGTGGTCAGTAAAATTGTTCCAGTTGAAGATATGCCATACAGAGAAGATGGAAGACCAGTTGATATTGTTCTTAATCCACTTGGTGTACCTAGCCGTATGAATGTCGGTCAGATTCTTGAAACTCATCTAGGTTGGGCATGTAAAGAATTTGGTGAAGAAGTTAAGAAATTAGTTAATGAAAATAGTAAAAGAATTGAAAAAACTGAAAAAATATCAAAATTTCTTAAATCTGTTTATGGAGAAGAAATTTTTAATGAAAAAGTTGATAAATTAAACAAAACAGAATTTAGAGATTTATGTGAAAATCTTCAAAATGGTATTGCTATTTCAACTCCAGTTTTTGATGGAGCTAAAGAAAAAGATGTTACCGAAATGCTTGAGTTAGCTAAGTTGCCAGGCTCAGGTCAAACTCATTTATGGGATGGCAGAACAGGCGAACAATTTGATAGACCTGTGACTGTAGGTATAATTTATATGCTTAAACTTCATCACCTAGTAGAAGACAAGATTCACGCTAGATCAACTGGACCTTATAGTTTGGTTACGCAACAGCCACTAGGTGGAAAAGCTCAATTAGGTGGACAAAGATTTGGTGAGATGGAAGTCTGGGCTTTAGAAGCTTATGGAGCCTCTTATACTTTGCAAGAAATTTTAACTGTCAAATCAGATGACGTAGCTGGACGTGTTAAAGTTTATGAAACAATTGTTAAAGGTGAAGAAAACTTTGAATCTGGAATACCAGAATCATTCAACGTTCTAGTAAAAGAAATTAAATCAT
- the rplL gene encoding 50S ribosomal protein L7/L12, protein MPDLNKIIEDLSSLTVAEAAELSKQLEEKWGVTPMAAAAPAAVAGGEAAADKDDFTIMLVSAGDKKINVIKEVRAATSLGLKEAKDLVEGAPKEVKSGVPKKEAEEIKAKLEAAGAKVELK, encoded by the coding sequence ATGCCAGACCTAAATAAAATTATTGAAGACCTTTCAAGTTTGACTGTAGCTGAAGCTGCAGAACTTTCAAAGCAGTTAGAAGAAAAATGGGGTGTAACTCCAATGGCAGCAGCAGCTCCAGCAGCAGTAGCTGGTGGTGAGGCAGCAGCTGATAAAGATGACTTTACAATTATGCTTGTTTCAGCAGGTGATAAAAAAATTAATGTTATTAAAGAAGTAAGAGCAGCAACTTCTCTTGGTCTAAAAGAAGCTAAAGATTTAGTTGAAGGTGCACCTAAAGAAGTTAAATCTGGTGTTCCAAAAAAAGAAGCAGAAGAAATCAAAGCTAAACTAGAAGCTGCTGGCGCAAAAGTAGAATTAAAATAA
- a CDS encoding gamma-glutamylcyclotransferase family protein, giving the protein MKKRCKDSVFLKKINLKDFKLTFRSKYRAADIEYKKGSLVPGGMFEISKSDEKKLDVYEDYPILYKKYYFNYQNKQIMTYTMVKKTSFMYPTERYLNVIKKGYKDCNLEKKYLKKALMPSW; this is encoded by the coding sequence ATGAAAAAAAGATGTAAAGATAGTGTATTTTTAAAAAAGATAAATTTAAAAGATTTTAAATTAACATTTAGAAGCAAATACAGAGCCGCTGATATTGAATATAAAAAAGGTTCTTTAGTACCAGGCGGTATGTTTGAAATTTCAAAAAGTGATGAAAAAAAACTTGATGTCTATGAGGATTATCCAATTCTATATAAAAAATATTATTTTAATTATCAAAATAAACAAATCATGACTTACACAATGGTTAAAAAAACTTCTTTCATGTATCCAACTGAAAGATATTTAAATGTTATCAAAAAAGGATATAAGGATTGCAATCTAGAGAAAAAATACCTAAAAAAAGCTTTAATGCCCTCGTGGTGA
- the secE gene encoding preprotein translocase subunit SecE produces MKNPIKFIQEVKQEAFKVTWPTGKETLQGALMVFAMAVVMSLFFLLLDQVLKFFLELLLKVSI; encoded by the coding sequence ATGAAAAACCCTATTAAATTTATTCAAGAAGTTAAACAAGAGGCTTTTAAAGTCACTTGGCCAACTGGAAAAGAGACACTGCAAGGTGCGTTAATGGTATTTGCCATGGCTGTTGTAATGTCTTTATTTTTCTTACTTCTTGATCAAGTTTTAAAATTTTTCTTAGAATTATTATTGAAGGTAAGTATTTAA
- the tuf gene encoding elongation factor Tu, which yields MSKEKFVRNKPHCNIGTIGHVDHGKTTLTAAITKVLAEASGGKSVAYDEIDKAPEEKERGITISTAHVEYETEKRHYAHVDCPGHADYVKNMITGAAQMDGAILVVNAADGPMPQTREHILLARQVGVPAIVVYLNKVDQVDDKEMIELVEEEIKELLTSYKFPGDKTPIAKGSALAAVEGRDDEIGKNSILELMKNVDEHIPQPDRPKDKDFLMPVEDVFSISGRGTVATGRVESGVLKTGDEIEIVGIKETKKSVCTGVEMFRKLLDSGEAGDNVGVLLRGIERTDIERGQVLCKPGSITPHTKFEAQAYVLKKEEGGRHTPFFTKYRPQFYFRTTDVTGEVELPAGTEMVMPGDDAKFTVKLITPIAMAEKLNFAIREGGRTVGAGVVTKIIE from the coding sequence ATGTCAAAAGAAAAATTTGTAAGAAATAAACCGCATTGTAACATTGGTACAATTGGTCATGTCGACCACGGTAAAACAACTCTAACAGCAGCGATCACTAAAGTTTTAGCTGAAGCAAGCGGTGGAAAATCAGTTGCTTACGATGAAATTGATAAAGCTCCAGAGGAAAAAGAAAGAGGAATTACAATTTCAACTGCTCACGTTGAGTACGAAACAGAAAAAAGACATTACGCTCACGTAGATTGTCCTGGTCACGCTGACTATGTAAAAAATATGATCACGGGTGCAGCTCAAATGGATGGCGCAATTCTTGTTGTTAACGCTGCAGACGGTCCTATGCCTCAAACTAGAGAACACATTCTTTTAGCAAGACAAGTTGGTGTTCCAGCAATCGTTGTTTACTTAAATAAAGTAGACCAAGTTGATGATAAAGAAATGATTGAACTTGTAGAGGAAGAAATTAAAGAATTATTAACCTCATATAAATTCCCTGGAGACAAAACTCCAATTGCAAAAGGTTCAGCACTTGCTGCAGTAGAGGGGAGAGATGATGAAATTGGAAAAAATTCAATTTTAGAATTAATGAAAAATGTTGATGAACATATTCCACAACCGGACAGACCAAAAGATAAAGATTTCTTGATGCCAGTAGAGGACGTGTTCTCTATTTCAGGTAGAGGAACTGTTGCAACAGGAAGAGTAGAATCTGGTGTACTTAAAACTGGTGATGAAATTGAAATCGTTGGTATTAAAGAGACTAAAAAATCAGTTTGTACTGGAGTTGAAATGTTTAGAAAACTATTAGACTCAGGTGAAGCTGGTGATAACGTAGGTGTTCTACTTAGAGGTATAGAAAGAACTGATATTGAAAGAGGACAAGTTCTTTGTAAGCCTGGTTCAATAACACCACATACTAAATTTGAAGCTCAAGCGTATGTGCTTAAAAAAGAAGAGGGTGGAAGACACACTCCATTCTTTACTAAGTATAGACCTCAATTTTATTTCAGAACAACTGACGTAACAGGAGAAGTAGAGTTACCAGCTGGAACTGAAATGGTTATGCCTGGTGATGACGCTAAATTTACAGTTAAACTTATTACTCCAATTGCGATGGCAGAAAAATTAAACTTTGCAATTAGAGAAGGTGGAAGAACTGTAGGAGCTGGAGTAGTAACTAAAATTATAGAGTAA
- the rplK gene encoding 50S ribosomal protein L11: protein MAAKKEISGFIKLQINGGQANPAPPVGPALGQRGVNIMEFCKAFNDKTKSMAGKPVPVEITVYKDKKFDFKIKSPPASFFIKEAAKLKGGSKEPGRSIVASITRKQVEEIANQKMKDLNALDLDQAVKIISGSARSMGIEVKE from the coding sequence ATGGCTGCAAAAAAAGAAATTAGTGGATTTATAAAATTACAGATTAATGGTGGTCAAGCTAATCCAGCCCCGCCTGTTGGTCCTGCTTTAGGTCAACGTGGTGTTAACATCATGGAATTTTGTAAAGCATTTAATGATAAAACCAAATCAATGGCTGGTAAACCTGTTCCAGTTGAAATTACAGTTTACAAAGATAAGAAATTTGATTTTAAAATTAAATCACCTCCTGCATCTTTTTTTATTAAAGAGGCTGCAAAATTAAAAGGTGGATCAAAAGAACCTGGTAGAAGTATCGTTGCTTCAATAACAAGAAAACAAGTAGAAGAAATTGCAAATCAAAAAATGAAAGATTTAAATGCACTTGATTTAGATCAAGCTGTAAAAATTATTTCTGGTTCTGCAAGATCAATGGGAATAGAGGTTAAAGAGTAA
- a CDS encoding NAD kinase — MNKVQIISDKNKKSQKIKLQILKLIEKAKYKNLNIIIVVGGDGFMLQTLKKNIDNNKYFYGVNSGNYGFLMNKFTPKNFIKNLSNSRMISISPLEMTVKSNSKINKKFLAINEVSILRQSRQAASLAIQHGSRSIIKNLVSDGVLVSTPAGSTAYNLSVHGPILSLNSKKLSIAPISPFRPRRWKGKVVSNKSKITIKNLNHIKRPISAVADSIEVRNAKNIIIKTNQKIKFNLLYDQSRSLQKKIKIEQLRKETT; from the coding sequence ATGAATAAAGTTCAAATTATTTCAGATAAAAATAAAAAATCTCAAAAAATTAAATTACAAATATTAAAACTAATAGAAAAAGCTAAGTATAAAAATTTAAATATCATTATAGTTGTTGGTGGTGATGGTTTTATGCTTCAAACATTAAAGAAAAATATAGATAACAATAAATACTTTTATGGTGTGAATTCTGGAAATTATGGTTTCTTAATGAATAAATTTACACCAAAAAATTTTATTAAAAATTTATCAAACTCAAGAATGATTTCAATTTCTCCTTTAGAAATGACTGTAAAATCAAATTCAAAAATTAATAAAAAGTTTTTAGCAATTAATGAGGTATCGATATTAAGACAAAGTAGACAAGCAGCATCACTAGCTATTCAACATGGTTCAAGATCAATTATAAAAAATTTAGTTTCAGATGGTGTTTTAGTTTCAACACCTGCAGGAAGTACTGCTTACAACTTGTCAGTTCATGGCCCTATATTAAGTCTTAATTCTAAAAAATTATCTATTGCACCCATAAGTCCTTTCAGACCAAGAAGATGGAAGGGCAAGGTTGTTAGTAATAAATCAAAAATAACAATAAAAAATTTAAATCATATAAAGCGACCAATTAGTGCAGTAGCTGATAGTATAGAAGTCAGGAATGCAAAAAATATTATTATTAAAACTAATCAAAAAATTAAATTTAACTTACTTTACGATCAAAGTCGTAGCCTTCAGAAGAAAATCAAAATTGAACAGCTGAGAAAAGAAACAACCTAA
- the rlmB gene encoding 23S rRNA (guanosine(2251)-2'-O)-methyltransferase RlmB, producing the protein MNKSSFFIVGQHAVIEALKNPKRKVLRVFLTEESKKNIHRKSPKKNLLEDVKVYFKTKKELDKYSTKENLLHQGYVAEIEHLEKLILKDFIKEQKNITFVCLDGVTDPRNIGSLIRSAASFDIDGIIIKERHFPDESKLMYKAASGAMEYINIFEVSNINSTLKNLKDKNFWVYGFDGKGDKVFTDVEWKGNNILLFGSEGAGMHEHTSKYADFLVKIDINKKIESLNISNSAAIVFHHLSYLKKNS; encoded by the coding sequence ATGAATAAATCGTCATTTTTTATTGTAGGGCAGCATGCGGTTATTGAGGCTCTTAAAAACCCAAAAAGAAAAGTTTTAAGGGTATTTTTAACAGAGGAGAGTAAAAAAAATATTCATAGAAAAAGTCCAAAAAAAAATCTTTTAGAGGATGTCAAAGTTTATTTTAAAACAAAAAAAGAATTAGACAAATATTCAACAAAAGAAAATTTGCTTCATCAAGGATACGTTGCTGAGATAGAACATTTAGAAAAACTCATCTTGAAAGATTTTATCAAAGAGCAAAAGAATATTACTTTTGTTTGTTTAGATGGAGTAACAGATCCTAGAAATATTGGTTCATTAATTCGAAGTGCTGCTTCGTTTGATATTGATGGAATAATTATTAAAGAGAGGCACTTTCCTGATGAAAGCAAACTAATGTACAAAGCTGCAAGTGGTGCTATGGAATACATTAATATATTTGAAGTATCTAATATCAATTCTACTTTAAAAAATTTAAAAGATAAAAATTTTTGGGTTTATGGTTTTGATGGAAAAGGAGATAAAGTTTTCACTGATGTTGAATGGAAAGGTAATAATATTCTTTTATTTGGTTCTGAAGGAGCGGGAATGCATGAGCACACATCTAAATATGCAGATTTCTTAGTAAAGATTGATATTAATAAAAAAATTGAAAGCTTAAATATATCAAATAGTGCTGCCATTGTTTTTCATCATTTGAGTTATTTAAAAAAAAATAGTTGA